The following are from one region of the Desulfitobacterium chlororespirans DSM 11544 genome:
- a CDS encoding HD-GYP domain-containing protein has product MRQVSVNSLKIGDVLGKTIYSSNGRVLLGKGVKLTPLYISKMRDMGITIVYIEDDRFEDVIPEDVIDEENRREAMAIIEQASQGVRLGKNLDDFHLRNIVSKIVEEILFKKDILVSMMDIRSKDNYTFAHSVNVCVLATVLGKVMHLDKEKLETLAIGALLHDIGMVHLPQNILENHEQRTEEEEEEYRTHTTLGFEELRKRKELNLVVAHIAFQHHEYIDGTGYPRQLKGDEIHPLAQIVAIADLYDKLTSDNSGMKRVMPHEACEILMGLVGKQFPLEPVRLFLRNIAAYPTGSTVRLNTGEIGVVVDQNPSIPTRPVVRVYDEMNYEAGQGKEYNMVENRTVFINEVLV; this is encoded by the coding sequence GTGCGTCAGGTCAGTGTGAATTCCCTAAAAATCGGTGACGTTTTGGGTAAAACCATTTATTCAAGCAATGGACGGGTCTTATTGGGAAAAGGGGTTAAACTTACACCACTTTATATCAGTAAGATGAGAGATATGGGGATCACCATTGTTTATATTGAGGACGATCGGTTTGAGGATGTTATTCCCGAAGATGTTATTGATGAAGAGAACCGCCGGGAGGCTATGGCAATCATTGAGCAAGCTTCTCAAGGGGTGCGGCTGGGAAAAAATCTGGATGATTTTCATTTGCGCAATATCGTCAGCAAGATTGTCGAAGAGATTCTGTTTAAAAAAGATATCCTGGTGAGCATGATGGACATCCGCAGCAAAGACAATTACACCTTTGCTCATTCTGTCAACGTCTGTGTCTTGGCCACAGTTCTGGGCAAGGTGATGCATCTGGATAAAGAAAAGCTGGAAACCCTGGCTATCGGCGCTTTACTTCATGACATTGGTATGGTTCACCTGCCCCAGAATATACTGGAGAATCACGAACAACGTACAGAAGAAGAGGAAGAAGAATACAGGACCCATACCACCTTGGGATTTGAAGAATTGAGGAAGCGCAAAGAGCTTAACCTTGTGGTTGCCCATATAGCCTTTCAGCACCATGAGTATATTGATGGAACCGGTTATCCCCGTCAGCTTAAAGGCGATGAAATTCATCCTTTGGCTCAAATCGTGGCCATCGCCGATCTTTATGATAAGCTGACCTCCGATAACAGCGGGATGAAACGAGTTATGCCTCATGAAGCTTGTGAAATCCTCATGGGTCTTGTGGGTAAACAGTTTCCCTTGGAACCGGTCCGCCTGTTCCTGCGCAATATCGCCGCTTATCCTACCGGGAGCACCGTTCGGCTTAATACGGGAGAAATCGGTGTAGTGGTGGATCAGAATCCCAGCATCCCTACCCGGCCGGTGGTCCGTGTTTATGATGAGATGAATTATGAAGCCGGGCAAGGCAAAGAATATAATATGGTTGAAAACCGAACCGTCTTCATTAATGAGGTTCTGGTTTAA
- the nth gene encoding endonuclease III, translating into MSNVNSILSILAATYPEAHCELNFSTPFELLIATMLSAQATDKKVNQVTERLFRDYKTPEQFLTMSLAEMEQAIKELGLYHNKAKNILATCHILVENYGGEVPGSMEALTQLPGVGRKTANVVLSNAFHIPAMAVDTHVLRVSNRLGLASGTNPDLIEKQLMSCIPRSQWIQAHHWLIWHGRRICAARNPKCPECPLSPLCPSRLLPA; encoded by the coding sequence ATGAGCAACGTAAATTCTATTCTGAGCATCTTGGCGGCGACCTACCCCGAGGCCCATTGTGAACTCAACTTCTCCACCCCATTTGAGCTGCTGATTGCCACGATGTTGAGCGCTCAGGCTACGGATAAAAAAGTAAATCAAGTCACGGAAAGACTGTTTAGAGATTACAAAACCCCTGAACAGTTCTTAACCATGTCTTTAGCGGAAATGGAACAGGCTATCAAAGAGCTGGGGCTTTATCATAATAAAGCCAAAAATATTTTAGCTACCTGCCATATCTTAGTTGAAAACTATGGCGGAGAAGTCCCCGGCTCCATGGAAGCTCTGACTCAACTCCCCGGTGTGGGAAGAAAAACAGCCAATGTGGTACTCAGCAATGCTTTTCATATCCCCGCAATGGCCGTAGACACTCATGTTTTACGAGTCTCCAACCGGTTAGGGCTGGCCTCAGGGACGAATCCTGATCTGATCGAGAAGCAGTTGATGAGCTGTATTCCCCGTTCCCAATGGATTCAAGCTCATCATTGGCTCATTTGGCACGGACGGAGAATCTGTGCCGCCCGCAACCCCAAATGTCCGGAATGCCCCCTGTCACCACTATGCCCCAGCAGATTATTGCCGGCTTGA
- a CDS encoding fumarylacetoacetate hydrolase family protein encodes MQYIRFSYEDRICFGQLQGEAIALLDRSYLEAGCQKTGQILRADQVRLLAPVEPTKIVCIGLNYAKHIEELGHDFHDDPVIFLKPVTSLVGPEDEIILPAMSQQVDYEAELVVVIGKTAKDLAEDQAEDYIFGFTCGNDVTARDLQKKDGQWTRSKGFDTFCPIGPWIVRDLDYRNVKISSVLNGEVRQSSQTSHLIHSVPKLVSYISQIMTLNPGDLIMTGTPEGIGPMKTGDAIAIEIEGIGRLHNLVR; translated from the coding sequence ATGCAGTACATTAGATTTTCATATGAGGATAGAATTTGCTTTGGTCAGCTTCAAGGGGAAGCCATTGCTCTTCTTGACCGCTCTTATTTGGAAGCAGGCTGCCAAAAAACGGGTCAGATCCTCCGGGCAGATCAGGTTCGCTTGCTGGCACCTGTTGAGCCGACCAAGATCGTGTGTATTGGCTTGAATTATGCCAAACATATTGAAGAATTGGGCCATGATTTTCATGATGACCCTGTCATCTTTCTGAAGCCTGTCACTTCCTTAGTGGGGCCGGAGGATGAAATTATCCTGCCGGCGATGAGTCAGCAGGTCGACTATGAAGCAGAGCTTGTGGTGGTTATAGGTAAAACAGCTAAGGATCTCGCTGAAGATCAGGCTGAAGACTATATTTTCGGCTTCACCTGCGGCAATGATGTTACAGCCAGGGATCTGCAAAAGAAAGATGGGCAATGGACCCGCAGTAAGGGGTTTGATACCTTTTGCCCCATTGGGCCCTGGATCGTCAGAGACCTGGACTATAGAAATGTGAAGATCAGCTCAGTGTTGAATGGGGAGGTAAGGCAGTCTTCCCAAACCAGCCATTTAATCCATTCTGTTCCTAAATTGGTAAGCTATATTTCCCAGATTATGACCTTAAATCCTGGAGATTTGATCATGACTGGGACTCCCGAAGGCATAGGGCCCATGAAAACCGGTGATGCAATTGCTATTGAAATCGAAGGCATTGGCCGGCTGCACAACCTTGTCCGTTAG
- a CDS encoding GIY-YIG nuclease family protein: MYWVYILHCADNTLYTGSTPRLERRIQEHNQGSGAKYTRGRRPVSLRQAWIVENRSQALRLEAFIKKAARKEKERFIDNPQYLLSLAKEKGYDFAIGIGDKTDCG, encoded by the coding sequence ATGTACTGGGTTTATATTCTTCACTGTGCCGATAATACACTCTACACCGGATCGACGCCAAGGCTGGAACGCCGAATTCAAGAACATAATCAAGGCAGCGGAGCGAAATACACCCGGGGACGGCGGCCGGTATCCCTTAGGCAGGCCTGGATTGTGGAGAACCGGAGCCAGGCACTGCGGCTGGAAGCTTTTATAAAAAAGGCAGCACGCAAGGAAAAGGAACGCTTTATCGATAATCCCCAGTATCTTTTGAGCCTGGCCAAGGAGAAGGGCTATGACTTTGCCATAGGGATCGGAGATAAAACCGATTGTGGATAG
- a CDS encoding uridine kinase family protein, with protein sequence MSVMETTHRQYRQTLIFGLIRIVEELFPQEEIKIQYSILDGIYCELENSPLSPREVAQIEEKLHHWLDSKPKIMSCAEEDGFFHTKVNHIFVKSLYPAMHPADTYYPFILIFYHPGFILLFSNPEHPCELPNFVPPEKLTATFLESQRWVENLHLDKVGSINLNIQKGKTTELISLAEALHEKKISLIADRILEQRRNLRIILISGPSSSGKTTFAQRLSTQLQVNGIRPIALSLDNYFCDREHTPLDEYGQYDFEALEALDLPLLNQHVNALIHGEEIECPIFDFVAGRRQPEGIRMKLEPDEILVMEGIHALNPRLLPSLERSHLFKIYISALFQPNIDTHNRISTTDVRLIRRLVRDDKYRGINPEKTLNQWSSVRRGENNNIFPYQEEADVMFNSSLLYELNALKAYAEPLLISIPKDHPYYATASHLLRVLYHFEILDIAKVPFNSILREFIGGGIY encoded by the coding sequence ATGAGTGTCATGGAAACGACCCATCGTCAATATCGTCAGACCCTTATTTTTGGCTTAATTAGGATTGTGGAGGAGCTTTTTCCTCAGGAGGAAATAAAGATTCAATACTCCATTTTAGATGGTATTTATTGCGAGTTAGAGAACTCACCTCTTTCGCCTCGGGAAGTAGCGCAAATCGAGGAAAAACTCCATCACTGGTTGGACTCTAAGCCGAAGATCATGTCCTGTGCGGAAGAAGACGGCTTCTTTCACACGAAGGTCAATCATATCTTCGTCAAGTCTCTTTATCCCGCTATGCACCCGGCAGATACCTATTATCCTTTTATCCTCATCTTCTATCATCCCGGCTTTATTTTGCTCTTTTCTAATCCTGAGCATCCCTGCGAGCTGCCCAATTTTGTACCACCGGAAAAATTAACCGCTACTTTCCTGGAGTCCCAGCGTTGGGTGGAAAACCTCCATTTGGATAAGGTGGGTTCTATTAACCTTAATATCCAGAAAGGCAAGACCACGGAACTCATCTCTTTAGCCGAAGCCTTGCATGAGAAAAAAATTTCCTTAATCGCTGATCGCATTCTGGAGCAGCGCAGGAACCTCCGCATTATTCTCATTTCCGGTCCCTCTTCCTCTGGGAAAACTACCTTTGCCCAACGTCTATCCACACAGCTTCAGGTTAATGGCATCCGCCCCATTGCTTTGTCGTTGGATAATTATTTCTGCGATCGGGAACACACACCTCTTGATGAGTATGGACAATATGACTTTGAAGCTCTCGAGGCTCTTGATCTCCCCTTGCTGAACCAGCATGTCAACGCCTTAATCCATGGCGAGGAGATTGAGTGCCCTATTTTCGACTTTGTGGCAGGCCGTCGTCAACCCGAGGGTATACGCATGAAATTAGAACCTGATGAAATATTGGTCATGGAGGGGATTCATGCCCTCAACCCCCGGCTTTTGCCTTCCCTGGAACGCTCCCATCTCTTCAAAATCTATATCAGCGCTCTTTTTCAACCCAATATCGATACCCATAATCGTATCTCCACAACGGATGTACGCCTGATTCGCCGCTTGGTTCGTGATGACAAATATCGTGGCATCAACCCGGAGAAAACCCTCAATCAATGGTCCAGCGTACGGCGGGGAGAAAATAACAATATATTCCCCTACCAGGAAGAGGCGGACGTTATGTTCAATTCCAGTCTGCTCTATGAATTGAACGCTCTTAAGGCTTATGCCGAACCGCTTTTAATCAGCATTCCTAAGGATCATCCCTATTACGCCACCGCCTCCCATCTCTTAAGAGTGCTTTACCACTTTGAAATCCTGGATATAGCCAAAGTCCCCTTTAATTCCATCTTGAGGGAGTTTATCGGCGGCGGGATCTATTAG
- the thrC gene encoding threonine synthase yields MLYESTRGNFPDQTGKEAIALGMVPVGGLFVPKELPQIHWEEVRGISYPELAQLIFKRYLPDFPEEKCVETSKIYTDGVFDSDNPAPLVNVGDLGVLELWHGPTAAFKDMALQALPHLLGESMQVLTHTDKVLILVATSGDTGKAALEGFKNVEGTEIMVFYPEHGVSTVQERQMTTTDGVNTKVVPVAGNFDQCQSAVKEIFGNPDLREKFKEQGIAFSSANSINWGRLLPQIIYYYWAYLQGVESQKIRPGEKMNVVIPTGNFGNILAAYYAKEMGLPIHQLICASNENNVLTDFFSQGVYNRKRPFFVTSSPSMDILISSNFERFLYEVSGRDGSKVGKWYDDLQALGEFTVDTDTLTRAREAVVAGWAGEADVLAVIQSVYKEHAYVLDPHTAVAVKVYQDYLRESGDNTFTVIASTASPFKFAKTVLAGIDADALADDEWTNLRRLREITGWCIPKGLQGLEDQETFGLEPVQPEEIPELIQKVYIPNR; encoded by the coding sequence ATGTTGTATGAAAGCACGAGAGGGAATTTCCCTGATCAAACTGGAAAAGAAGCGATTGCCTTGGGCATGGTTCCGGTAGGGGGGTTATTTGTTCCGAAAGAACTTCCGCAAATCCACTGGGAGGAAGTTCGCGGCATTTCCTATCCTGAACTGGCCCAATTGATTTTTAAACGCTATCTACCCGATTTTCCGGAGGAGAAATGTGTTGAGACTTCAAAAATATACACGGATGGAGTTTTCGATTCGGATAATCCGGCTCCCCTGGTGAATGTGGGAGATCTGGGAGTACTGGAGCTATGGCATGGCCCTACTGCCGCCTTTAAAGATATGGCCTTGCAGGCTTTGCCCCATCTTTTGGGAGAAAGCATGCAGGTTCTCACCCACACCGACAAGGTGCTGATTTTGGTCGCTACATCAGGAGACACCGGAAAGGCCGCCCTGGAGGGGTTTAAGAATGTTGAGGGTACAGAGATCATGGTCTTTTATCCTGAACATGGGGTGAGCACTGTTCAGGAGCGGCAAATGACCACAACTGATGGGGTCAACACTAAAGTAGTTCCCGTTGCCGGTAATTTCGATCAGTGTCAATCCGCCGTGAAAGAGATTTTTGGCAATCCTGACTTAAGAGAAAAATTTAAGGAACAAGGCATTGCCTTTTCTTCGGCAAATTCGATTAACTGGGGAAGGCTCTTGCCGCAAATCATCTATTACTATTGGGCTTATTTGCAAGGGGTGGAATCGCAAAAAATCCGTCCCGGGGAAAAGATGAATGTGGTGATACCCACAGGGAACTTCGGCAACATTCTTGCCGCTTATTATGCCAAGGAAATGGGACTGCCTATTCATCAACTCATTTGTGCCTCCAATGAGAATAATGTGCTGACAGATTTCTTCAGCCAAGGAGTGTATAACCGCAAGCGTCCCTTTTTCGTGACATCTTCACCTTCGATGGATATTTTAATATCCAGTAATTTTGAGCGCTTCCTCTACGAAGTTTCCGGAAGGGATGGCTCTAAAGTAGGGAAGTGGTATGATGATCTTCAGGCACTTGGTGAATTTACTGTGGATACAGATACTTTAACCAGAGCCAGAGAAGCAGTCGTTGCCGGATGGGCCGGTGAGGCGGATGTTCTGGCGGTCATCCAATCCGTATATAAAGAACATGCCTATGTTCTGGATCCTCATACTGCTGTAGCGGTGAAAGTATATCAAGATTATCTTCGGGAATCAGGAGACAACACATTTACCGTGATTGCCTCAACAGCCAGTCCTTTCAAATTTGCCAAAACCGTCTTAGCGGGCATTGATGCCGATGCCTTAGCGGATGATGAATGGACAAATTTACGGAGGCTGAGGGAGATTACCGGCTGGTGCATACCCAAAGGGCTGCAAGGGTTAGAGGATCAAGAGACCTTTGGTTTGGAGCCGGTGCAACCTGAGGAGATTCCGGAACTCATCCAGAAGGTTTACATTCCCAATAGATAA
- a CDS encoding DUF2179 domain-containing protein yields the protein MGSILQFVLIIIAINITYVTLTTIRFILMIKGMRVYASLLSVLEVFIYIMGLSIILDNLDSYWNIAAYCCGYGVGVYLGSRIEERLALGYIMAQVIVECEYQGLAGELRDAGFGVTSWLGEGKTGPRMVMMVLAKRNRQKELLNRIDSLCSNAFVIFEEPKNFRGGFWAKKVLH from the coding sequence ATGGGTTCAATTCTACAGTTTGTTTTAATTATCATTGCTATTAATATAACTTATGTGACCTTAACGACCATCCGCTTTATTTTAATGATTAAAGGCATGCGGGTCTATGCTTCGCTTTTGTCTGTGCTGGAAGTCTTCATCTATATCATGGGGCTTTCCATTATCCTGGACAACCTCGACAGCTATTGGAATATTGCGGCTTATTGCTGTGGTTATGGAGTGGGGGTCTATCTGGGCAGCCGAATCGAAGAACGGCTGGCCCTCGGCTATATTATGGCCCAGGTCATCGTAGAATGCGAATATCAGGGGCTGGCAGGGGAACTGAGGGACGCCGGCTTTGGCGTGACGAGCTGGCTGGGAGAAGGGAAAACCGGGCCGCGTATGGTCATGATGGTGTTGGCCAAGCGCAACCGCCAGAAAGAGCTGTTAAACAGGATCGACAGCCTGTGTTCAAATGCCTTTGTCATTTTTGAGGAACCGAAGAATTTCCGCGGGGGATTCTGGGCGAAGAAGGTTCTACACTAA
- the pheA gene encoding prephenate dehydratase, whose amino-acid sequence MNIGYLGPKGSFSEEALQLFLATQSDLLEPPLNLMPFTTIPKLLIACQNLEIEGAFVPLENSTEGQVGVTMDMLGQTESLYIMREFIFPVDQCLITAQPLHLAQIEQVYSHEQALGQCRDFLETHLAQAEQLSCPSTAEAVTKIAQNPAQPWAAIGPRRAAEIYNLHCKSEKIQDSMLNATRFIFVGHHLAEMNEEDKTSLLIITGDTPGALAHALQEFALRNINLSRIESRPSKKKLGEYVFFVDIDGYVFSPSIQEALWALKDKGVSTKLLGSYPKEKLSAKE is encoded by the coding sequence ATGAACATTGGCTATTTAGGGCCGAAAGGCAGCTTTTCTGAAGAAGCGCTTCAACTCTTTTTAGCGACTCAATCCGATCTATTGGAACCGCCGCTGAACCTTATGCCCTTTACGACCATTCCCAAACTATTAATAGCCTGCCAAAACCTGGAGATCGAAGGGGCCTTTGTCCCTCTGGAGAATTCCACCGAGGGCCAGGTGGGAGTGACCATGGATATGTTAGGCCAGACGGAAAGTCTGTATATCATGAGAGAATTTATATTCCCTGTGGACCAATGCCTGATCACCGCTCAGCCCCTTCATTTAGCTCAAATAGAGCAGGTCTATTCCCATGAACAAGCCTTGGGACAGTGCCGTGATTTTCTGGAAACTCATCTGGCTCAGGCCGAGCAATTATCTTGCCCTAGCACCGCTGAAGCCGTTACGAAAATAGCCCAGAATCCCGCTCAGCCTTGGGCTGCTATCGGACCCCGGCGCGCCGCGGAAATCTATAATTTACACTGTAAATCAGAAAAAATTCAGGACTCTATGCTCAATGCCACCCGTTTTATTTTTGTAGGACATCATCTTGCGGAGATGAATGAGGAGGATAAAACATCCCTTTTAATCATTACCGGAGATACCCCCGGAGCCTTAGCCCATGCCCTTCAGGAATTTGCCCTGCGCAATATTAACTTAAGCCGTATTGAGTCCCGCCCTTCCAAGAAAAAGCTGGGCGAGTATGTGTTCTTTGTGGACATTGACGGCTATGTCTTCTCCCCATCGATCCAGGAGGCTTTATGGGCTCTCAAAGACAAAGGGGTCAGCACTAAACTATTAGGCTCCTATCCTAAGGAAAAGCTTTCGGCCAAGGAATAA
- the pepF gene encoding oligoendopeptidase F, translated as MEQAKLKTRSEISEQYKWHLEDIFPSDQAWEEEFLKAEKLLQRAESFQGHLGDSAEALLTCFDWMDEVGQSVGEIYTYARMRRDEDNRNAYYQALTDRAGALSVRVGSALAFIVPEILALPEGRLREFRKANEKMALYDHALEDILRKREHVLSSQEEKLLAEMGEIAEGPSTIFGMANNADLKFPSIKNEQDEEVELTKGNYIQFMESEDRRVRQEAFETLYGTYQKQINTWAAILNSNIKGDVFFAKARRYPSAIEASLDDDKVPLGVYDALIDTVREFLPEMHRYVKLRKKALGLDELHMYDIYVPIVSEVKMTIPYQEAVAMCREGLKPLGSDYGKVLEEGFTSHWIDVYENQGKTSGAYSWGTYRSHPYVLLNHQDTLDSMFTIAHEMGHSLHTYFSNRTQPHIYAGYKIFVAEVASTLNEALVMDHLLKTTEDPKLLAYLLNHYLEQFRGTVFRQTMFAEFEKKTHALVEQGEALTAELLSSTYLKLNEDYYGPDVVMDPQIAIEWARIPHFYNAFYVYKYATGFSAATALARKILDEGEPAVERYLEFLSSGSSDYPIELLRKAGVDMETPVPVREALQVFTSLLDRLEGLL; from the coding sequence ATGGAACAAGCTAAACTAAAAACACGTTCAGAAATCTCTGAGCAATATAAATGGCATCTTGAGGATATTTTCCCTAGTGATCAAGCTTGGGAAGAGGAATTTCTTAAAGCTGAAAAGCTTTTGCAACGAGCTGAATCATTCCAAGGGCATTTGGGGGATAGTGCCGAAGCTTTGTTAACCTGCTTTGACTGGATGGATGAAGTGGGGCAAAGTGTAGGTGAAATCTACACCTATGCACGGATGCGCCGGGATGAAGACAACCGGAATGCTTATTATCAGGCTTTGACGGATCGGGCCGGTGCTCTATCTGTCCGGGTGGGGAGTGCTTTAGCTTTTATAGTTCCGGAAATTCTCGCTTTGCCGGAAGGAAGACTCCGGGAATTCCGCAAAGCGAATGAAAAGATGGCCCTTTATGACCACGCCTTAGAAGATATTTTGCGTAAACGTGAACATGTATTAAGTTCTCAAGAGGAAAAGTTACTGGCTGAAATGGGCGAGATAGCTGAAGGTCCCAGCACCATTTTTGGTATGGCCAATAACGCCGATCTTAAATTTCCCAGTATTAAGAATGAGCAGGATGAGGAAGTCGAGCTCACCAAAGGAAACTATATTCAGTTCATGGAAAGCGAAGACCGGCGGGTGCGGCAAGAGGCTTTCGAAACCCTCTATGGCACCTACCAAAAACAAATTAATACCTGGGCGGCCATCCTTAACTCCAATATTAAAGGGGACGTTTTTTTCGCCAAGGCCAGGCGTTACCCTTCGGCCATTGAGGCTTCCTTAGATGATGATAAAGTTCCTTTAGGGGTCTATGATGCCTTGATCGATACCGTCCGTGAGTTTTTGCCGGAGATGCATCGCTATGTAAAGCTGAGAAAGAAGGCCTTGGGGCTGGACGAACTACATATGTATGATATTTATGTTCCCATTGTCTCAGAGGTCAAGATGACGATTCCTTATCAGGAAGCCGTGGCGATGTGCCGGGAGGGGCTCAAACCCTTAGGCTCAGACTATGGCAAGGTCTTGGAAGAAGGGTTCACTTCCCACTGGATTGATGTCTATGAAAACCAGGGGAAAACCAGCGGTGCCTATTCTTGGGGGACCTACCGTTCCCACCCTTATGTGCTGCTCAATCATCAGGATACGTTAGATTCGATGTTTACGATTGCCCATGAGATGGGGCATTCCCTCCATACCTATTTTTCCAATCGCACTCAGCCTCATATCTATGCCGGTTACAAGATTTTCGTGGCTGAAGTGGCCTCTACTCTCAATGAAGCTCTGGTGATGGACCATTTGCTCAAAACCACGGAAGATCCCAAGTTATTGGCCTATTTGCTGAACCATTATCTGGAGCAGTTCAGAGGCACTGTTTTCCGTCAGACCATGTTTGCGGAATTTGAAAAGAAAACCCATGCTCTGGTGGAACAAGGTGAAGCTCTCACCGCAGAATTGTTATCCAGCACCTATCTTAAGCTTAATGAGGATTACTATGGACCGGATGTGGTGATGGACCCGCAAATTGCTATTGAATGGGCCAGAATCCCTCATTTTTACAATGCTTTTTATGTTTATAAATATGCCACAGGGTTCTCGGCAGCTACGGCTTTAGCGAGGAAGATTCTTGATGAAGGGGAGCCGGCTGTGGAGCGCTATCTCGAATTCCTGTCCAGCGGCAGCTCCGATTATCCGATCGAATTGCTGCGCAAGGCTGGTGTGGATATGGAGACGCCGGTGCCGGTAAGGGAGGCTTTGCAGGTCTTTACGAGCCTGTTGGATCGGTTGGAGGGGCTGCTTTAA
- a CDS encoding Mrp/NBP35 family ATP-binding protein encodes MSDACGSCPSASSCTTGSCPSTQPEKTKAQQASNIKNVIAVMSGKGGVGKSSVTSMLAVSLMRQGFKVGILDADITGPSIPRIFGLRDKANMNEVGVIPGETPHGIKVMSLNLMIPNEDDPVIWRGSIITQLVQQFWTDVVWGELDYLLIDLPPGTGDVPITVMQSLPVSGVVIVTSPQQLAGMIVRKAINMVKKYDATIYGLVENMAYVACPQCEERIEIFGKPHGEAEAAQNEIPYLGQLPIDPVLATMSDLGKIEDYESADFTQIAKNLAEVIQEKQK; translated from the coding sequence ATGAGTGACGCCTGCGGCTCCTGCCCATCGGCAAGTTCCTGTACTACGGGAAGCTGCCCTTCTACACAACCGGAGAAAACCAAAGCACAACAAGCCAGCAATATCAAAAATGTCATCGCGGTCATGAGCGGCAAAGGGGGAGTAGGGAAATCCTCCGTTACCTCCATGCTGGCGGTGAGTTTAATGCGTCAAGGCTTTAAAGTGGGGATTTTAGATGCGGATATAACCGGACCCAGCATTCCGAGAATTTTCGGACTGAGGGATAAGGCCAATATGAATGAAGTGGGGGTTATTCCCGGTGAAACCCCCCATGGAATTAAGGTGATGTCCCTCAATCTCATGATTCCTAACGAAGATGATCCGGTGATCTGGCGTGGTTCCATCATTACCCAGCTGGTGCAGCAGTTCTGGACGGATGTCGTTTGGGGAGAGCTGGATTATCTGCTCATTGATTTGCCGCCAGGAACAGGAGATGTCCCCATTACCGTCATGCAATCCTTGCCCGTATCCGGTGTGGTCATCGTAACCAGCCCTCAACAACTGGCGGGGATGATTGTGCGTAAGGCTATCAATATGGTCAAGAAATACGATGCAACGATCTATGGCTTGGTAGAAAATATGGCCTATGTCGCCTGCCCTCAGTGTGAGGAGCGGATTGAGATATTCGGAAAACCCCATGGGGAAGCAGAAGCTGCTCAAAATGAGATTCCCTATCTGGGCCAATTGCCCATTGATCCGGTCTTGGCCACCATGTCGGATCTGGGCAAGATAGAGGATTATGAATCCGCTGACTTTACGCAAATTGCCAAAAATTTGGCTGAAGTTATACAGGAAAAGCAAAAGTAA